The following nucleotide sequence is from Macaca fascicularis isolate 582-1 chromosome 15, T2T-MFA8v1.1.
CCCTGCACTGAAATCTGTCATGTTGCACACTTTGCCATGACCATTGGCCAAAAAAACACCGTCGAGCTGGCAAAGGCCTTTAATAGAAACGAGATGAGGGCAGGCCGCCCCTCCCCGGGGATGCCTCCACCTCGCAGCCCCCCGCCCCGCTAGCGCAGGAAGTTCCTGGGGTACAGCTGGAAGAGCTTGCCCTCCTGTGTGGGCTCGAAGCCGTACTTTTCCAGGTTGTCGGGGTCGAAGGTACCGTCTTTGAAGTCCTGTACGATGAGAGGCGCCACAGCTTCGCTGAACAGCTGCGCGGCCGTCAGGGGCGTCTCCTCGCCCTCAGGGGCGCGGTAGTTCACGTAGGGCTTGAGCTTGAAGCCGGTCAGATCCGGGACGACGAACTCCGGGACCATCTCCTTGATCTGCACGAATCTGCAGCCCGAGGTGAGGAAGCCGATGCCCTTGGCGCCCCGGCCCTTGCGGCCCCTGAAGCTGCGCGGGCCCCGCTTGCTCGTCCACTGGCTCATCCGGTCCGCGCCCCGGACCAGGCAGCGCGCCGCTGCGGCCAGGACGCCCATGCCGCGCCCTGCGGGAGGAGACGGCGGGTAGTCGCGGCCCCGGGAACCCGGCCAGCCCCGCCCCCGGCCGCGCGCGGCGCCCGCTCCAATCCGACAGACTCACCTGGATCGGAGACCCTGCACCAGCTCCAAATTGCCCCTCAGCAGCTCCGGCGCCGACCCGACCTCGACCTCGCTCGGCTTCCGACCGCCACGTCGCAGCAAGAGCGGCTCCGATTGGCCGCGGCCGCTGCGTCCAATAACGGCCTCAGTCTGGGAGGGGGCGTGGCCGCGGGGACTCTGCCAATGGGAGGGGCGCGCGGGTCGGGGCGGGGCGCGCGGGTCGGGTCGGGGCGGGGCGCGCGGGTCGGGTCGGGGCGGGGCGCGCGGGTCGGGTCGGGGCGCGGCGCGCGGGGCGGGTCGGGGCGCGGCGCGCGGGTCGGGGCGGGgcgcgcggggcggggcggggcgcgcggggcggggcggggcgcgcggggcggggcggggcgcgcggggcggggcggggcgcgcggATGAGTGGCCGCCCTCAGCGAGGTAGTCTCTGGCGTCCCCACTGCCCGCCACTGCCTGTGTTCGTCCGCCTGGTGGCCGGCGGTGTCCCGGGAGCCCAGTCCCCCTGAGGCACTGAGGTGGCGTCGGGAGGTCGAGGAAGACGCGGGCGCTGGACCCGAGACGGACGCCGCGACCCGGCCTTTCTGACCCCTCCGCTGGGCGCCGCTCCTCTGAGCGGAGCCGGCAACCGCGCAGGGAAAGCCCGGGACCTGTAGCCGGGAGGGCCGGGGCTGTCTGGGTTCCCCGCAGGCCGGGCAGTGGTGTGGGAGGACTCGAGCCCTCGCAGTCCCCAAATTAATAATCTTGGACCCAGCACGTCTGGCTTGTGCGCTGAGCCCTCCGGCCCGGTCACCCTCGCAGGCGGCCTCTCACCCCACGCGGAAGTCGCCCCCCAGCAGCACCCCCACACCCCGGATCCACCCCCTCCCCAGCGGCACCCCCACACCCCGGATCCACCCCCTCCCCAGCGGCACCCCCACACCCCGGATCCACCCCCTCCCCAGCGGCACCCCCCTCCCCAGCGGCACCCCCTCCCCAGCGGCACCCCCACACCCCGGATCCACCCCCTCCCCAGCTACACCCGCTTCCCCAGCGGCACCCCACACCCCAGATCCATCCCCTCCCCAGCTGCACTCTCTCCCCAGCGGCACCCCCATACCCCGATACACGCCCCTCAGCGGCACCCCCACACCCCGGATCCACCCCCTCCCCAGCTGCACTCTTTCCCCAGCGGCACCCCCATACCCCGGATCCACCCCCTCCCCAGCTACACCCGCTTCCCCAGCGGCACCCCCACACCCCGATACATGCCCCCTCAGCGGCACCCCCATACCCCGATACACGCCCCCTCAGCGGCACCCCCACACCCCGATCCACGCCCCCCCTGCGGCACGCCCACAACCCGGATCCACGCCCCGCCAGCGTCACCTCCCCTCCAACCGTGCTTTTCCGGAAGGCAGCgctgcccccacccccgccgcGCTGGTCCTGGCTCCTCTTGACCTGCTTGGAGCCGCCCCATCTGGCTGCTGTTGTGGGTTCCAGGACAGCCACGTGAGGGCTGTTTACAGAGGGAAGAAGTGGCTCCTAACAGAcgacagacgcttctcaaaagacaCCTGC
It contains:
- the MRPL41 gene encoding large ribosomal subunit protein mL41, with the protein product MGVLAAAARCLVRGADRMSQWTSKRGPRSFRGRKGRGAKGIGFLTSGCRFVQIKEMVPEFVVPDLTGFKLKPYVNYRAPEGEETPLTAAQLFSEAVAPLIVQDFKDGTFDPDNLEKYGFEPTQEGKLFQLYPRNFLR